One region of Peribacillus simplex genomic DNA includes:
- the lysS gene encoding lysine--tRNA ligase, with amino-acid sequence MEMIFVSHEELNDQLQVRRDKMQAMIDNGQDPFGSRFERTHNTQEIVSAYGELEKEDLEEKEIEVTIAGRVMTKRGKGKAGFAHIQDISGQIQIYVRLDKIGEDAYQIFNQTDLGDIVGVTGVIFKTKVGELSIKAKEYVFLAKALRPLPDKFHGLKDVEERYRKRYVDLITNEESKNTLIMRSRIVQAMRRYLDDHGYLEVETPLLHSVAGGAAARPFLTHHNALDMSLNLRIAIELHLKRLIVGGLEKVYEIGRVFRNEGVSTRHNPEFTLIELYEAYADYQDIMSLTENLIAHIAQEVLGTTTIQYGEYEIELKPEWKRLHMVDAVKEYTGVDFWTKMSKEEAQQLAKDNGIEVKESMEFGHIVNEFFEQRVEDKLIQPTFIYGHPVEISPLAKKNPEDSRFTDRFELFIVGREHANAFTELNDPIDQRQRFEAQLKEREQGNDEAHEMDEDFLEALEYGMPPTGGLGIGVDRLVMLLTNSPSIRDVLLFPLMRHR; translated from the coding sequence ATGGAGATGATTTTCGTGAGTCATGAAGAATTGAATGACCAACTGCAAGTGAGACGCGATAAAATGCAGGCCATGATTGATAATGGGCAAGACCCATTCGGGAGCAGATTCGAGCGCACACATAACACTCAAGAAATAGTTAGTGCTTATGGGGAATTAGAAAAAGAAGATCTTGAAGAAAAAGAAATTGAAGTTACGATCGCTGGCCGGGTAATGACTAAGCGTGGAAAAGGGAAAGCGGGATTTGCCCATATTCAGGATATTAGCGGCCAAATCCAAATCTACGTCCGTTTAGATAAAATAGGTGAAGATGCTTACCAAATTTTCAACCAAACGGATCTGGGCGATATCGTAGGGGTCACTGGTGTAATTTTCAAAACGAAAGTCGGGGAACTTTCCATTAAAGCTAAAGAATATGTGTTCCTTGCTAAAGCGCTTCGCCCATTACCTGATAAATTTCATGGTCTAAAGGATGTTGAAGAGCGTTATCGGAAACGTTATGTTGATTTAATTACAAATGAGGAAAGTAAAAACACGTTGATCATGCGCAGTCGTATTGTACAAGCCATGAGACGATATCTTGATGATCATGGATACCTTGAAGTAGAGACGCCTCTATTGCACTCTGTTGCTGGTGGAGCTGCTGCACGCCCTTTCCTTACTCATCATAATGCATTGGATATGTCTTTGAATTTAAGGATTGCCATCGAGCTTCATCTAAAACGCTTAATCGTTGGCGGATTAGAGAAAGTTTATGAAATAGGACGGGTTTTCAGGAATGAAGGAGTATCTACAAGACACAATCCGGAATTCACATTGATTGAATTATACGAGGCATATGCTGATTACCAAGATATCATGAGTTTAACCGAAAACCTGATTGCCCATATAGCACAAGAAGTTCTGGGGACGACTACCATTCAGTATGGGGAGTATGAAATAGAGTTAAAACCGGAATGGAAAAGACTTCACATGGTTGATGCTGTAAAAGAATATACAGGTGTGGACTTCTGGACTAAAATGAGTAAAGAAGAAGCCCAACAGCTTGCTAAAGATAACGGAATTGAAGTTAAGGAATCCATGGAATTTGGTCATATTGTAAATGAGTTCTTTGAACAGAGGGTTGAAGATAAGTTAATTCAACCTACATTCATTTATGGACATCCAGTGGAAATCTCTCCGTTAGCAAAGAAAAACCCGGAAGATTCCCGTTTTACCGATCGTTTTGAGTTATTCATTGTGGGTAGGGAGCATGCAAATGCCTTCACGGAACTTAATGACCCTATTGATCAACGTCAACGCTTTGAAGCACAATTAAAAGAACGAGAGCAAGGTAATGATGAGGCTCATGAAATGGATGAAGATTTCTTGGAGGCTTTAGAATACGGAATGCCGCCAACTGGCGGATTGGGAATTGGTGTTGACCGTTTGGTTATGCTATTGACCAATTCTCCTTCTATACGTGACGTGCTGTTATTCCCGTTAATGAGACACCGCTAA
- a CDS encoding CtsR family transcriptional regulator, with the protein MRNISDVIETYLKQVLEISQKDILEIKRSEIADKFQCVPSQINYVINTRFTIERGYVVESKRGGGGYIRIMKVESQDSVQLINQLLSLIGSRVTQSMAEGVISRLMNEEVINEREAKIMMSVIDRSVIYIDLPDRDELRSRILTAMLTTLKYK; encoded by the coding sequence GTGAGAAACATATCTGATGTTATCGAAACTTATTTGAAGCAAGTACTGGAAATAAGTCAAAAAGATATCTTAGAGATTAAAAGAAGTGAAATAGCAGATAAATTTCAGTGTGTTCCTTCTCAAATCAATTACGTAATCAATACCAGGTTTACAATCGAGAGAGGTTATGTTGTAGAGAGTAAGCGTGGAGGCGGTGGTTATATACGCATCATGAAAGTGGAATCGCAGGATTCCGTGCAACTTATTAACCAATTATTATCGCTTATTGGTTCTAGGGTAACCCAATCAATGGCTGAAGGAGTAATTTCCCGGCTGATGAATGAGGAAGTCATCAATGAAAGAGAAGCAAAGATTATGATGAGCGTCATAGATAGATCTGTGATTTATATCGACCTACCTGACCGCGATGAGCTTAGGTCAAGAATTTTAACTGCGATGCTTACGACTTTAAAATATAAATGA
- a CDS encoding UvrB/UvrC motif-containing protein → MICQECHQRPATLHFTKIINGKKTEVMICEKCAQEKGEMFMDAGGPVFSINNLLAGLLNMESNIQQTKANAFPKTEEARCPHCHRSYKEFVHIGKFGCAECYKTFNDQLNPILKRVHSGNTAHIGKIPKRIGGTIYLRKQILDLKEVLKNHINEEEFEKAAEVRDKVRSLEKRYEAQEGGEEL, encoded by the coding sequence TTGATTTGCCAAGAATGTCATCAGAGGCCTGCTACCCTACACTTCACCAAAATCATCAATGGAAAAAAGACTGAAGTAATGATTTGTGAGAAATGTGCTCAGGAAAAAGGTGAGATGTTCATGGATGCAGGTGGACCTGTTTTTTCAATAAATAATTTATTAGCAGGATTGTTGAATATGGAGTCGAATATTCAACAGACAAAGGCAAATGCATTTCCGAAAACGGAAGAGGCGCGTTGCCCGCATTGTCATCGATCTTATAAAGAATTTGTCCATATTGGTAAGTTTGGCTGTGCCGAATGTTATAAAACATTCAATGATCAGTTAAACCCTATTTTAAAGAGGGTTCATAGCGGCAATACAGCACATATAGGGAAAATTCCAAAAAGGATTGGTGGCACCATATATCTTCGAAAGCAAATTCTGGACTTGAAAGAAGTTTTAAAGAATCACATTAATGAAGAGGAGTTTGAGAAAGCGGCTGAGGTAAGAGATAAGGTCCGTTCCCTTGAAAAAAGGTATGAAGCACAAGAGGGAGGCGAGGAACTATGA
- a CDS encoding protein arginine kinase, with amino-acid sequence MSLEKFVENALSSWMSAEGPEMDIVLSSRIRLARNFKDFTFPTSFSNEEAKKIIELVKKRIEQEVTPEIGKLELLEIDQLQPLEKRVLVEKHLISPHLVEGSAKSACLLSENEEISIMINEEDHLRIQCLMSGLQLKETLKIANVLDDWIEESIDYAYDEERGYLTSCPTNVGTGLRASVMMHLPGLVLTQQINNIIPAINQLGLVVRGIYGEGSQALGNIFQISNQITLGKSERDIVEDLTSVVQQIIAQERSARDALVRTSHIQLEDRVFRSYGILSNARIIETKEAATCISDVRLGIDLGYIKNISKSILNELMILTQSGFLQKYAGGPLRSHERDIRRAALIRERLNLTESTSS; translated from the coding sequence ATGAGCTTGGAAAAGTTTGTAGAAAACGCCTTGAGTTCCTGGATGAGTGCCGAAGGGCCGGAGATGGATATTGTATTGAGTTCCAGGATTCGGTTAGCCAGGAATTTCAAAGACTTTACCTTCCCAACCTCCTTTTCTAACGAAGAAGCTAAAAAAATTATTGAATTGGTCAAAAAAAGAATTGAACAGGAAGTAACTCCGGAAATTGGAAAACTGGAACTTTTAGAGATTGACCAATTACAGCCACTGGAAAAGCGCGTTCTCGTTGAAAAACATTTAATCAGTCCTCATTTAGTTGAAGGTTCAGCGAAAAGCGCATGTCTTCTTTCGGAAAATGAAGAAATAAGTATCATGATAAACGAAGAGGATCATCTCCGTATTCAGTGTTTAATGTCGGGGTTGCAGCTAAAGGAAACCTTAAAGATTGCAAATGTTCTTGACGATTGGATTGAAGAATCCATAGACTATGCATATGATGAAGAAAGAGGATACCTAACTAGTTGTCCAACTAATGTGGGGACAGGATTAAGGGCCTCAGTCATGATGCATCTGCCCGGTCTGGTCCTTACACAGCAGATAAATAATATCATACCGGCTATCAATCAATTGGGGTTGGTGGTTCGAGGGATTTATGGAGAGGGCAGTCAAGCGTTGGGGAATATCTTTCAAATCTCTAATCAAATCACTCTTGGAAAGTCGGAGAGGGATATCGTTGAAGATCTAACGAGTGTAGTGCAGCAAATCATAGCTCAGGAACGCTCAGCGAGGGATGCATTAGTTAGGACTTCCCACATACAATTAGAAGATAGGGTTTTCCGTTCATATGGGATATTGTCCAATGCTCGAATCATTGAGACCAAGGAAGCAGCTACCTGTATCTCCGATGTTAGGCTAGGTATAGATCTTGGGTATATAAAAAATATTTCTAAAAGCATTCTTAATGAGTTGATGATTTTGACACAGTCGGGATTTTTACAAAAGTACGCAGGTGGCCCTCTAAGATCCCATGAAAGGGATATCCGGAGAGCAGCACTCATACGAGAACGCTTGAAT